In Paenibacillus sp. G2S3, a single window of DNA contains:
- a CDS encoding ABC transporter permease — MSKQGQRAFAFSNAKQLFRRRLFSHWREQSAIIRTAADWTVLLYILIPGGLLGGRLYYGFWNEALPAWSMNLPFMFIPSLLVLLICNGGLVLLLQEGDLLFLRQRQRWIHTIVFRGLIYSLIVTSLKFCVAFALLLPFLIRGFEMTSTEVWALFALTLACSWCVKLLGHLVKVQKQGWRRWLWLFLAISVPNAIYFRVASLWNDRPLIILLSAVVFTVVAIIAFRWRLLMRGTFMNDVREDYKQRMKIAAILLRNVLDKPRPTRHKPWIFRKSQPLLKSKTAESRFSAAAIKALVRNPAHLKLYLAFTAVSAVAILIIPSGFKWLGFVVLTSLMTFWLFSFWSLFVGDDYIGILPFTKEQKAEAGMHAVPILLLPFTMITSALICLSLYGWWGIILFVPVGYMVGLFISRIFGTFRLGKD; from the coding sequence ATGAGTAAGCAGGGACAGCGGGCGTTTGCTTTTTCTAACGCCAAACAACTATTCAGACGGCGGCTATTCTCTCATTGGCGTGAGCAATCCGCTATTATCCGTACGGCGGCTGATTGGACCGTTCTCTTATATATTCTTATTCCAGGGGGATTGCTCGGAGGGCGTTTGTATTATGGATTCTGGAATGAGGCGCTCCCGGCTTGGAGTATGAATTTGCCGTTTATGTTCATTCCTTCATTATTAGTGCTCCTGATCTGCAATGGGGGATTGGTGTTATTATTGCAGGAAGGGGATCTATTATTTCTTAGACAACGGCAGCGATGGATTCATACGATCGTATTTCGCGGATTAATCTACAGCCTGATTGTAACCTCGCTGAAGTTCTGTGTAGCTTTTGCACTGTTGTTGCCCTTTCTGATTAGGGGATTTGAAATGACGTCAACGGAGGTATGGGCACTGTTCGCGCTGACCTTGGCGTGCAGCTGGTGTGTGAAGCTACTGGGACATCTTGTAAAAGTACAGAAGCAAGGTTGGCGCCGCTGGTTGTGGCTCTTTCTGGCGATCTCCGTCCCGAACGCTATTTATTTCAGAGTAGCCAGCCTTTGGAATGATCGCCCGCTCATCATATTGCTGAGTGCGGTTGTATTTACAGTCGTTGCAATAATTGCTTTCCGGTGGCGCTTACTGATGCGTGGGACATTTATGAACGATGTGCGTGAGGATTACAAGCAGAGAATGAAGATTGCAGCCATATTGCTACGCAATGTTCTCGATAAACCTCGTCCAACTCGCCATAAGCCGTGGATTTTCCGGAAGTCACAGCCTTTGCTTAAATCAAAGACTGCTGAGAGTCGTTTCTCTGCGGCAGCGATTAAGGCACTCGTACGGAATCCGGCCCATTTGAAGCTTTACTTAGCTTTTACAGCTGTGTCTGCCGTAGCAATCCTTATTATTCCATCGGGATTTAAATGGCTGGGATTTGTAGTCTTAACATCGCTTATGACTTTTTGGTTGTTCTCGTTCTGGTCGTTGTTTGTTGGTGATGATTACATTGGGATACTTCCATTTACGAAAGAACAAAAGGCTGAAGCGGGTATGCATGCGGTCCCTATTTTATTGCTTCCCTTTACAATGATTACCTCCGCACTAATCTGTCTCTCTTTATATGGATGGTGGGGGATCATCCTGTTCGTTCCGGTTGGATACATGGTCGGACTCTTTATCAGCAGAATATTTGGTACGTTCCGATTAGGGAAAGATTGA
- a CDS encoding NAD(P)/FAD-dependent oxidoreductase, with protein MSNYDVIVIGGGPSGLMASVAAAEHGASVLLIDKGAKLGRKLGISGGGRCNVTNVKERDELISHIPGNGRFLYSAFDHFNNQDIIAFFEGLGIALKEEDNGRMFPVSDKASSVVSALINKVRSLGVQIMTDSPVSHIIYEEGAVKGVQLRSGKTISTAAVIIATGGKSVPQTGSTGDGYPWAEAAGHTITELFPTEVPILSREEWIKSGELQGLSLRDVALTVWNPKGKKVISHRGDMIFTHFGLSGPIALRCSQFLRQVQRKSGTDTVEMSIDLFPDLNSPEVESLLQDKLDQEPKKAIRNSLKGLLPERLIPLLLAKAELDGDTTGHHVSKNGLLALAGILKRMPVFVHGTRSLSEAFVTGGGVNLKEIDPKRMESKLMQGLFFCGEVLDIHGYTGGYNITAAFSTGYTAGKHAADLRLS; from the coding sequence ATGAGCAACTACGATGTGATCGTCATAGGGGGCGGCCCTTCGGGATTGATGGCAAGCGTGGCCGCAGCAGAACACGGGGCATCCGTACTGCTAATCGATAAGGGAGCCAAGCTAGGAAGAAAGCTCGGGATATCTGGTGGCGGACGCTGTAATGTAACGAACGTCAAGGAGAGAGATGAGTTAATCTCCCATATCCCGGGAAACGGACGTTTTTTGTATAGCGCCTTTGACCATTTTAATAATCAAGACATCATTGCCTTTTTTGAAGGCTTAGGTATTGCATTAAAGGAAGAAGACAACGGGCGGATGTTCCCCGTTTCCGATAAGGCCTCCAGCGTCGTCTCTGCCTTAATTAACAAAGTACGGAGTCTAGGCGTGCAGATTATGACGGACAGCCCTGTGTCACATATAATATATGAAGAAGGGGCTGTTAAGGGCGTCCAGCTGCGCTCGGGCAAAACGATTTCCACTGCTGCTGTCATCATCGCCACCGGAGGGAAGTCAGTGCCGCAGACCGGCTCAACTGGAGATGGCTACCCGTGGGCAGAAGCCGCAGGCCATACAATTACAGAGCTGTTTCCGACTGAGGTTCCGATTCTTTCACGCGAAGAGTGGATCAAGTCTGGTGAGCTGCAAGGATTGTCGCTACGCGATGTGGCGCTTACGGTCTGGAATCCAAAAGGAAAGAAGGTTATCTCTCATCGTGGAGATATGATTTTCACCCATTTTGGACTATCCGGCCCAATTGCACTGCGCTGCAGCCAATTTCTGAGACAGGTCCAGCGTAAATCCGGCACAGACACTGTCGAAATGTCCATCGACCTCTTCCCTGATCTGAACTCGCCAGAAGTGGAATCACTACTGCAGGACAAGCTGGACCAGGAGCCGAAGAAAGCGATCCGCAATTCATTGAAGGGGCTGCTGCCAGAACGTCTCATCCCCCTCTTGTTGGCTAAAGCTGAGCTGGATGGGGATACAACAGGCCATCACGTCTCCAAGAATGGATTGCTTGCGCTAGCTGGTATCTTGAAACGGATGCCCGTCTTTGTTCATGGTACTCGTTCTCTGTCCGAAGCCTTTGTTACGGGCGGCGGAGTAAATCTAAAGGAGATCGACCCCAAGAGAATGGAATCCAAGCTTATGCAAGGGCTATTCTTCTGTGGAGAGGTACTCGATATCCATGGCTACACTGGTGGCTACAATATAACAGCCGCGTTCTCTACTGGGTATACAGCAGGTAAACATGCTGCTGACCTTCGCCTTAGCTAA
- a CDS encoding ATP-binding protein, translating to MIVIIGAIKDILLQISAACSFLFLIQWWVDRGLVARKKGKFLDNQTFLVLACTLSLILCSILSTTLFGIAYLNLGMIPAYIGILYGTVRSGILLSICLLICNILIAEPTGISNMILNSGILLYPLLFGLAKPFKKGTVVEKIGILWMVLCPNMLFIALVPIIGGKNIYEAHSSESLLITLYLFFAIALGGIFVYFVEMVWSRWRAKVHMENISDNFQWESEKLQQITNVVPLSIMSLDDHGVVADLNDCMMGMIRIHYPHLRREDIIGKRVREFFSGSADADGYKRVRDNIQHKRRSHERIIHGSQIYQIYSAPLMYRNSGLTSGVVLIAQDITDEVKLRSELDHVERLSLVGQMAAGITHEIRNPMAVVRGFLQLMREKSSDDLDSYYQIVLEELDRANSIINDFLSLAQSRISDKEQVLLHRVIEEVSPLLWADANLRGQSVELKLNASIHELELNVREIKQLILNLGRNAMEAMGPKGVLTLETHSTQDKVELIVRDKGIGMSQSQREKLFSPFFTTKREGTGLGLSLCLSIVERHNGKINVESVEGEGTVFTISFPLVIEEYSGATLAD from the coding sequence GTGATTGTAATTATTGGCGCAATCAAGGATATATTATTGCAAATATCGGCAGCATGCTCCTTTCTTTTTCTGATTCAATGGTGGGTGGACAGAGGGCTTGTGGCGCGAAAAAAAGGTAAGTTTCTGGATAATCAAACTTTTTTGGTTTTGGCGTGTACGTTAAGTCTGATTCTGTGCTCTATTCTTTCGACGACTTTATTTGGTATTGCTTATTTGAATTTAGGAATGATCCCTGCTTATATCGGTATTTTATATGGAACTGTACGTTCAGGCATTCTGCTGTCCATCTGTTTGCTTATCTGTAATATATTGATTGCAGAGCCAACAGGAATAAGTAATATGATATTAAATTCAGGAATATTATTATATCCGTTGCTGTTTGGGCTAGCTAAGCCTTTTAAGAAAGGCACAGTGGTAGAGAAGATAGGGATATTATGGATGGTTCTTTGTCCGAATATGTTGTTTATTGCACTTGTACCTATTATAGGTGGAAAAAATATATATGAGGCTCATTCTAGCGAGTCACTTTTAATTACTTTGTATCTATTTTTCGCCATCGCGCTGGGTGGTATTTTTGTTTATTTTGTTGAAATGGTCTGGAGTAGATGGCGGGCTAAAGTACATATGGAAAATATAAGTGATAATTTCCAGTGGGAGTCTGAGAAGCTACAGCAGATTACAAATGTAGTACCCCTCAGTATTATGTCTCTGGATGATCACGGAGTTGTGGCAGACCTTAATGATTGTATGATGGGAATGATAAGAATTCATTATCCCCATTTGCGAAGGGAAGATATTATTGGCAAGCGGGTCAGGGAATTTTTTAGCGGTTCAGCGGATGCTGATGGCTATAAGCGGGTACGAGATAACATTCAGCATAAACGGCGTTCCCATGAACGAATCATTCATGGATCGCAGATCTACCAGATTTACTCAGCACCGCTAATGTATAGGAACTCAGGATTAACGAGTGGAGTAGTGCTCATTGCACAGGATATTACGGATGAAGTGAAACTCCGCTCAGAGCTGGATCATGTGGAACGTTTGAGCTTAGTAGGACAGATGGCTGCTGGAATTACCCATGAGATTCGTAATCCTATGGCGGTAGTGCGAGGATTTTTGCAGCTGATGAGAGAAAAGAGTTCAGATGATTTGGATTCTTATTATCAGATCGTGTTAGAGGAGCTGGATCGGGCGAATAGCATTATTAATGATTTCCTATCGCTGGCGCAGAGCCGGATATCAGATAAGGAGCAGGTGCTATTACACCGAGTTATAGAAGAGGTCAGTCCGCTGCTGTGGGCTGATGCTAATCTTCGTGGTCAAAGTGTTGAGCTAAAGCTGAACGCATCCATTCATGAATTGGAGTTGAACGTTCGGGAAATAAAGCAGCTCATCCTTAATTTAGGACGTAACGCCATGGAGGCTATGGGGCCTAAGGGGGTTCTCACATTAGAAACACATAGTACTCAGGATAAAGTGGAGCTGATTGTAAGGGATAAAGGGATCGGCATGTCGCAAAGTCAACGAGAGAAGTTGTTTTCACCCTTTTTCACGACCAAAAGGGAGGGGACGGGTCTGGGGTTATCCTTGTGTCTCAGTATTGTGGAACGGCATAACGGTAAAATTAATGTAGAGTCTGTGGAAGGAGAGGGTACGGTATTTACCATCTCATTTCCTTTAGTAATTGAAGAATATAGCGGAGCCACACTTGCAGATTGA
- a CDS encoding BrxA/BrxB family bacilliredoxin has translation MSMSFNQYMRDSIQPMRDDLTSIGFQELMTPEEVEATLPTAKGTALVVVNSVCGCAAGQCRPGVAQALQNEITPDHLFTVFAGQEKEATAKAREYFAPYPPSSPSIALMKDGELVHFIERHSVENRSAAEIAAELKEAFDRLCQ, from the coding sequence ATGTCCATGTCTTTTAATCAATATATGAGAGATTCGATTCAGCCTATGCGTGATGACCTTACAAGCATTGGGTTTCAGGAGCTTATGACTCCAGAAGAGGTGGAAGCCACTCTTCCTACCGCAAAAGGTACGGCGCTTGTAGTCGTGAATTCGGTCTGTGGTTGTGCCGCTGGACAATGTCGTCCTGGTGTAGCTCAGGCATTGCAAAATGAGATCACTCCGGATCACTTGTTCACAGTGTTTGCAGGTCAAGAGAAAGAGGCTACTGCTAAAGCACGTGAATATTTTGCTCCTTATCCGCCATCTTCCCCTTCCATCGCATTGATGAAGGATGGAGAGCTCGTTCATTTTATTGAACGTCATAGTGTAGAGAACCGTTCGGCTGCTGAAATTGCTGCTGAATTGAAAGAAGCCTTTGATCGTTTGTGCCAGTAA
- the nadE gene encoding ammonia-dependent NAD(+) synthetase has product MSLQEEIIADLGVKPTIDVEAEVRKRVDFLKSYVLQAGAKGLLIAISGGVDSAVAAGLCKQATDELSAQQGAEYITLGVYQPYGVQEDIQHSYDVAKAFNLTHTVETNIEEAVNEIALEVEHSLKSLGQHRHMTHQGKGNVKARTRMVMQYALSFENNLIVVGTDHASEAITGFYTKWGDGAVDITPLSTLNKRQVRQLAAHIGVPADIVTKAPTAGLWPGQTDEIELGITYDDNSDYLEGKQINPEVAEKLENYYRRTAHKRNVIPGI; this is encoded by the coding sequence GTGAGTTTACAGGAAGAAATTATTGCGGATCTTGGCGTGAAGCCAACGATTGATGTAGAAGCAGAGGTACGTAAACGAGTTGATTTCCTAAAGTCGTACGTACTGCAAGCAGGTGCCAAAGGATTATTGATCGCCATTAGTGGCGGGGTAGACAGCGCGGTAGCTGCGGGTCTATGTAAGCAGGCTACGGACGAGCTGTCGGCACAGCAAGGCGCAGAGTATATTACGCTTGGCGTATACCAGCCATATGGTGTTCAAGAGGATATCCAGCACAGTTACGATGTCGCAAAAGCTTTTAATCTGACCCATACAGTGGAGACTAATATTGAGGAAGCTGTAAATGAGATTGCGCTTGAAGTTGAGCATAGCCTGAAGTCCTTGGGCCAACATCGTCATATGACCCATCAAGGCAAGGGTAATGTTAAAGCGAGAACACGTATGGTTATGCAATATGCGCTCTCTTTTGAGAACAATCTGATTGTAGTAGGAACGGATCATGCTTCTGAAGCTATTACGGGTTTCTACACCAAGTGGGGGGATGGTGCTGTAGATATTACACCTCTATCCACACTTAACAAACGTCAGGTTCGTCAATTAGCTGCTCATATTGGAGTGCCTGCGGATATTGTCACTAAAGCGCCTACAGCAGGCTTATGGCCGGGGCAGACAGATGAAATCGAGCTGGGCATTACTTATGACGATAATAGCGATTATCTGGAAGGCAAACAGATTAATCCTGAGGTAGCGGAGAAACTTGAGAATTATTACCGGAGAACGGCGCATAAGCGTAATGTCATTCCTGGAATTTAG
- a CDS encoding alpha/beta fold hydrolase yields MKHRNFELPAGEDAVLRCSHFPAQGVPKSLIVIAHGYKGFKDWGMFPYIATALSQDHEVITFNFSHAGIGEDLLHFTELEKFARNTFRRELKDMEILLSYLSQHPKFGTLPLFLLGHSLGGGICLVYTLDHPNEVCGVISWNGVTKLDLLTEEQKQEMKEIGRTHVLNGRTGQQMPLDAVILEDMENQQERYNILERMKTASFPVVLIQGSQDGAHLRQGSEQLTELRPDINWVQIPEGNHTFGTVHPFAETTPQLELAIASTTDFIDQTLANELFL; encoded by the coding sequence ATGAAGCATCGTAATTTCGAATTACCAGCCGGTGAAGATGCTGTTCTCCGCTGCTCGCACTTTCCTGCCCAAGGAGTGCCTAAGAGCCTTATCGTTATTGCACACGGCTACAAGGGCTTCAAAGATTGGGGGATGTTTCCTTACATAGCCACTGCTCTCAGCCAAGATCATGAAGTGATCACCTTCAACTTCTCTCATGCTGGAATCGGTGAGGATCTGCTGCATTTTACTGAGCTTGAGAAATTCGCCCGCAACACCTTTCGTCGTGAGCTGAAGGACATGGAAATTCTGTTGTCTTATCTTAGCCAGCATCCGAAATTTGGCACCTTACCCTTATTCCTTCTCGGGCATAGTCTTGGAGGGGGAATTTGTCTAGTTTACACGCTTGATCATCCCAATGAAGTTTGCGGGGTCATCTCCTGGAACGGGGTTACTAAGCTCGATTTGCTGACGGAAGAACAAAAGCAGGAGATGAAGGAAATAGGACGAACCCATGTCCTAAATGGACGTACTGGCCAACAAATGCCGCTGGATGCTGTTATTTTAGAAGATATGGAGAACCAACAAGAACGTTATAACATCCTTGAACGTATGAAGACAGCTTCCTTTCCGGTTGTCCTTATTCAAGGCAGTCAGGATGGCGCACATCTTAGGCAAGGATCTGAGCAGCTTACCGAACTCCGACCGGATATTAACTGGGTGCAGATCCCTGAGGGTAATCATACCTTCGGCACTGTCCATCCTTTTGCTGAAACTACCCCACAATTGGAGCTTGCGATTGCTTCGACCACTGATTTTATCGATCAAACGCTGGCCAACGAGTTATTCTTATAG
- the acpS gene encoding holo-ACP synthase → MIYGIGHDVLEIERISEVMRRGQGKKFNQRILTEQEYGLAEQRSGRLAEFVAGRFAAKEAIVKALGCGIGNVVGFQDIEILPDRNGKPEVTLSFEAWSRLDLPEGQKYTIHLTITHGRDLASAFAVVEGLGS, encoded by the coding sequence TTGATTTACGGAATCGGACATGATGTGTTAGAAATTGAACGAATTTCAGAGGTAATGCGTAGGGGACAGGGTAAGAAATTTAACCAGCGTATTCTAACGGAACAAGAGTATGGGCTTGCTGAGCAACGAAGCGGAAGGTTAGCTGAGTTCGTAGCAGGGCGCTTTGCTGCCAAGGAAGCCATTGTGAAGGCTTTAGGCTGTGGCATCGGTAATGTAGTTGGTTTTCAGGATATTGAGATATTACCTGACCGTAATGGTAAACCGGAAGTAACCTTATCATTCGAAGCTTGGAGCAGATTAGATCTACCTGAAGGACAGAAGTATACTATTCATCTTACGATAACACATGGCCGTGATTTGGCTTCAGCTTTTGCAGTTGTAGAGGGGCTAGGTTCATGA
- the mutY gene encoding A/G-specific adenine glycosylase: MKQQERQEQVDLKEGQDQQDRELREAKQYFSYHLLEWYQGQKRDLPWRRHRNPYYIWISEIMLQQTRVDTVIPYFNRFIERFPTVESLADAPEEDVLKCWEGLGYYSRARNIQHAAKQVKELYGGQVPNDREAVFSLKGVGPYTAGAILSIAFNRPEPAVDGNVMRVLSRYFLIEDDIAKGPTRVKMERLAAELIPEGEAASFNQALMELGALVCTPKSPSCLTCPVMEHCAARLAGCETSLPVKTKAKPPRPEERLAALIEGRGAHAGQVLIRQRPQSGLLARMWELPHWQAPPAEGGGKSARLPEAAALDRLRRSLRQAGISARPEEHWMAAEHIFSHIVWTLQVYRCREEDALPLPIAAEGRAVYNADTGLFPEMDSSVPVERFEDGKASPEDGGAVRWISREDMANYAFPNVFLKLLNLYFDEQEEQAKSGK; encoded by the coding sequence ATGAAACAACAAGAAAGACAGGAACAGGTGGATTTAAAAGAAGGGCAAGATCAACAAGATCGGGAGCTGCGGGAGGCCAAGCAATATTTCAGTTATCATTTGCTGGAGTGGTATCAAGGGCAGAAACGAGATTTGCCATGGCGCAGGCACCGCAATCCTTATTATATTTGGATTTCTGAAATCATGCTGCAGCAGACAAGGGTAGATACGGTGATCCCTTATTTTAATCGTTTTATTGAACGATTTCCAACGGTGGAGTCACTCGCTGACGCTCCTGAAGAAGACGTACTTAAGTGCTGGGAAGGACTAGGATATTATTCCCGTGCACGCAATATACAGCATGCAGCCAAGCAGGTAAAGGAGCTTTACGGTGGACAAGTACCGAACGACCGTGAAGCGGTGTTCAGCTTAAAGGGAGTGGGACCTTACACAGCAGGGGCCATCCTTAGTATCGCGTTTAATAGGCCGGAACCCGCGGTGGACGGTAATGTGATGCGGGTGTTGTCCCGATACTTCCTCATCGAGGATGATATCGCTAAGGGACCCACCCGCGTGAAAATGGAGCGCCTGGCGGCTGAGCTGATCCCGGAAGGGGAGGCTGCCTCCTTTAATCAGGCGCTTATGGAGCTCGGGGCGCTCGTATGCACCCCGAAATCACCGAGCTGCTTAACCTGCCCGGTGATGGAGCATTGCGCTGCGCGCCTGGCGGGCTGCGAGACTTCGCTGCCCGTCAAGACCAAGGCCAAGCCGCCGCGCCCAGAGGAGCGGCTTGCGGCCTTAATTGAGGGCCGCGGTGCCCACGCGGGCCAAGTGCTTATCCGGCAGCGGCCACAAAGCGGGCTGTTAGCCCGCATGTGGGAGCTGCCGCATTGGCAGGCGCCGCCAGCGGAAGGCGGCGGCAAGAGCGCGCGGCTGCCGGAGGCCGCAGCGCTGGACCGGCTGCGCCGGTCACTGCGGCAGGCCGGGATCTCCGCCCGGCCTGAGGAGCACTGGATGGCTGCTGAGCATATCTTCAGCCATATTGTGTGGACCCTGCAGGTGTATCGCTGCAGGGAGGAGGACGCCCTTCCGCTGCCAATAGCCGCAGAAGGACGAGCAGTGTACAACGCGGATACGGGGCTGTTTCCAGAGATGGACAGCAGCGTACCCGTCGAGAGATTTGAGGATGGTAAGGCTAGTCCTGAGGACGGCGGAGCTGTGCGCTGGATCAGCCGTGAGGACATGGCTAATTATGCGTTTCCAAATGTCTTCTTGAAGCTGCTGAACCTTTATTTCGATGAGCAGGAAGAGCAGGCGAAGTCAGGGAAGTAG